A section of the Leptospira kobayashii genome encodes:
- a CDS encoding cation-translocating P-type ATPase, giving the protein MFNQIESFYRNGLSDSEISTLRMKHGFNELSDSKRKNGLFHLLAVLGEPMIFLLLAIGLVYFLIGDSGEAILLLCSVVVIITITIYQETRTENALNALKNLASPRTNVIRGGVVKRVDGRILLPGDIIILNEGDRIPADSKILLSNHLTIDESLLTGESAVVWKEKGDFIFSGSLAVSGNGIGIVEKIGDKTEIGKIGKTIGEEKTEKTILEKEVGVLVRRIFLLAVILCLVLAAYFGFLQGKWMEGILSGLTLAIALVPEELPLVLTIFFAFGAFRLSQKKVLTRKSSIIETLGAATILCTDKTGTITQNKMTIKCLARENGEVFYSDKGSEVPEGFYDLIRYGNFACKKDPFDPMEKAFLKMADSYPGKFLYANGNLIKEYPLSSGFFAMTQVWQTDGSKDYIIASKGAPEAVSILCGMDIPRTNEILESVKKFASEGYRVLAVAKGVFSGDRLPESQNEFTFEWVGLVGFEDPIRDSIPDAVRMAKEAGIKVIMITGDSGETAKSIARQIGLESPDFVITGAEIKKMDEALFQEKILRTNIFSRVTPEDKWRIVRALRAQGEIVAMTGDGVNDAPALKVAHIGVAMGERGTDVAREASDIVLLDDSFSSILNAVAEGRKIYDNIKKALAYIIGVHIPIVGASFLPVFFQWPSMILSAVHIVFLELVIDPTCTLVFEKEEAEKDLLERKPRDLSVPLLNKNLFIISFLQGLLSLLAVISVYWIVIARDGVAQNQKASTAAFVTLVFSNLLLILINRNWTETVWESFRKKNRALPYVVIGTLVILLSALYIPWLRALFHFVPIGWVDLLICFSVSFFSVIWFEIGKILFRNKN; this is encoded by the coding sequence ATGTTCAATCAAATCGAATCTTTTTACAGAAACGGCCTTTCCGATTCGGAAATCTCTACTTTGAGAATGAAACACGGATTCAACGAGCTCTCGGACTCCAAAAGGAAAAACGGTTTATTTCATCTTTTGGCGGTTCTCGGGGAACCGATGATATTTTTGCTTCTGGCAATCGGTCTCGTTTACTTTCTGATAGGTGATTCCGGAGAAGCGATTTTACTTTTGTGTTCGGTAGTGGTAATCATAACGATCACGATTTATCAGGAAACGAGAACGGAAAATGCATTGAACGCGTTGAAGAATTTGGCGAGCCCTAGAACAAATGTGATACGGGGCGGGGTCGTTAAACGTGTGGACGGACGTATTTTATTACCCGGAGACATTATTATCTTAAATGAGGGAGACCGGATTCCTGCGGATTCCAAAATTTTACTTTCCAACCACCTAACAATTGATGAATCGCTTTTGACCGGAGAATCCGCAGTCGTTTGGAAGGAGAAGGGAGATTTTATTTTCAGCGGTTCTTTGGCAGTATCCGGAAATGGAATCGGCATTGTGGAAAAAATCGGTGATAAAACGGAAATAGGCAAAATCGGAAAAACGATCGGAGAAGAGAAAACCGAAAAAACCATTCTTGAAAAGGAAGTAGGTGTTTTGGTCAGAAGGATATTTCTTCTGGCAGTGATTCTCTGTTTGGTGCTCGCCGCCTATTTCGGATTTTTGCAGGGCAAATGGATGGAGGGAATTCTTTCCGGTTTGACTCTTGCCATTGCATTGGTTCCGGAAGAACTTCCTTTGGTATTGACTATATTTTTTGCATTCGGTGCATTCCGATTGAGTCAGAAAAAAGTACTTACTCGAAAGTCTTCCATTATTGAGACGTTAGGTGCCGCTACTATTCTATGTACTGACAAAACGGGAACCATCACTCAAAATAAAATGACGATCAAATGTCTGGCTCGCGAAAACGGAGAAGTTTTTTATTCGGATAAAGGTTCCGAAGTTCCCGAAGGATTTTACGATTTAATCAGGTACGGAAATTTTGCGTGCAAGAAAGATCCTTTCGATCCTATGGAAAAAGCTTTTTTGAAAATGGCGGATTCCTATCCCGGAAAATTTTTATATGCCAATGGAAATTTAATCAAAGAGTATCCTCTCTCCTCCGGTTTTTTTGCGATGACCCAAGTTTGGCAAACGGATGGATCAAAAGATTATATCATCGCGAGCAAAGGTGCTCCGGAAGCAGTTTCTATTCTTTGCGGTATGGATATTCCTCGTACGAACGAAATCCTGGAGTCCGTCAAAAAATTTGCAAGTGAAGGCTATCGAGTGTTAGCTGTTGCTAAGGGAGTTTTTTCGGGAGACCGACTTCCGGAATCTCAAAATGAATTCACATTCGAATGGGTCGGACTTGTAGGATTCGAAGATCCTATCCGTGATTCTATTCCCGATGCCGTTCGTATGGCTAAGGAAGCAGGGATCAAAGTCATCATGATCACTGGCGACTCAGGAGAGACTGCAAAAAGCATCGCAAGGCAAATCGGATTGGAATCTCCCGACTTTGTCATCACCGGTGCAGAAATAAAAAAAATGGACGAGGCTCTTTTTCAAGAGAAAATCCTTAGAACCAATATATTTTCCAGAGTCACTCCGGAAGACAAATGGAGAATCGTTCGTGCCCTTCGTGCACAAGGTGAAATTGTCGCTATGACCGGAGACGGCGTGAATGACGCTCCTGCATTGAAAGTTGCACATATAGGAGTGGCAATGGGAGAGAGAGGAACGGATGTAGCCCGCGAAGCTTCCGACATAGTTTTGTTAGACGATTCTTTTTCTTCCATACTGAATGCGGTTGCCGAAGGAAGAAAGATCTACGACAATATCAAAAAAGCTTTGGCGTATATCATCGGAGTTCACATCCCGATTGTAGGAGCTTCGTTTTTGCCGGTATTTTTCCAATGGCCGAGTATGATCTTGTCCGCAGTACATATCGTATTTTTGGAACTTGTGATCGATCCTACCTGCACTCTTGTTTTTGAGAAAGAAGAAGCTGAAAAAGATTTATTGGAAAGAAAACCGAGGGATCTATCCGTTCCTTTGCTCAATAAAAATCTATTTATCATCTCCTTTTTACAAGGACTACTATCTTTACTTGCTGTAATCTCTGTTTATTGGATCGTGATTGCCCGCGACGGAGTCGCTCAAAATCAGAAGGCAAGTACGGCTGCTTTCGTAACATTGGTATTCTCTAATTTGCTTTTGATACTCATCAATAGAAACTGGACCGAAACTGTTTGGGAATCTTTTCGAAAAAAGAACCGTGCCTTACCGTATGTTGTCATCGGGACATTGGTTATACTCCTTAGTGCTTTGTATATTCCCTGGTTGCGAGCATTGTTCCATTTTGTACCGATAGGATGGGTCGATTTATTAATTTGCTTTTCCGTTTCTTTTTTCAGTGTAATATGGTTTGAAATCGGAAAGATATTATTTAGAAATAAGAATTGA